The sequence below is a genomic window from Sorangiineae bacterium MSr12523.
TGGAAAAACGCTGAAGCTTTACCCGCCAGGCCTGCACTTCAAGTGGCCATGGCAAAAGGTCCACCGCGTCGCCACGATGGAGCAGAACCTCGACTTGTCCGGTGAAGGCGGCGGCCGCATGGCCATGGCGGAGGACGGCACCGTGCTTCGCGTCGACGCCATCCTTCGGTTTGCCCCCGCGAAAGAGCAGCTGCACGCGTTCCTCTTCGGGCTGAAGGCGCCGCTCGAGCACATCACGGAGTTGTTCACGTGCCTGCTCCGCAACGAGATTGCCAACTTCGGCAAGGCCGGCCGCGATTCGATGCCGCGCGTTTCGGTGAGCTCGTGTCCGGAGGGCATCGAGAAGATCCAGCGGGAGAACGACGCCGGCTCGTACGCGCTCATCCGGCGCGAACGCCACGAGCTCAATCGCCGCATCGAAGGCTTCTGCCGCGAGCAGGTGGGCGAACGGTACGGCGTGCAATTCAACGCCGTCGAGCTGACCGATATCTTCCCACCCGACGAGCTCGTAGAAGCCCTGAACGCCGTGATGCGCGCCAACGCCGAGGCGGACGAAGCATACGCCAGCGCGGAGGCCGACTGCGAACGGCAGATCCTCGCCGCCGAACGCGGTGTCGAAATCGCCAAAGCCCGCGCACTTGCCGCCGAACGCGAGATCCGGACCTTGGCCACGTACTTGGACGAGCTTCGTCAGAACAAGACGCTCGGGCTCTACGTACAGCGGCGCCGGGCCGAGGTGCTTTCCCAGTCCAAGTCCTATTTCCTGAGGAGCCCGTGATGAACGACACGTGGATGCTCGCCGTCGGTGCAGCCATGGGATTCGGTTTGCTTCCGGCGCTGGGGGCGCTCCTGCGCGCCCTTCGTGTCGAAGTGGAGAACGAAGAGGTGGCGCTGGTCACCCGTTTCGGCAAATTGGCCGGTGTGCT
It includes:
- a CDS encoding SPFH/Band 7/PHB domain protein, with translation MLAYGLMMGMAAYLLLMVARSFFRIDEGYLGVLTTFGAAVTEDGKTLKLYPPGLHFKWPWQKVHRVATMEQNLDLSGEGGGRMAMAEDGTVLRVDAILRFAPAKEQLHAFLFGLKAPLEHITELFTCLLRNEIANFGKAGRDSMPRVSVSSCPEGIEKIQRENDAGSYALIRRERHELNRRIEGFCREQVGERYGVQFNAVELTDIFPPDELVEALNAVMRANAEADEAYASAEADCERQILAAERGVEIAKARALAAEREIRTLATYLDELRQNKTLGLYVQRRRAEVLSQSKSYFLRSP